A section of the Candidatus Zixiibacteriota bacterium genome encodes:
- the tpiA gene encoding triose-phosphate isomerase, producing the protein MRQIIIAGNWKLNCTIPETQKLIEEMLWDGSETNKALVLVCPPFTSLHHASKLVSGTHIAVGAQDMSAFEKGAYTGEVSADMLLTAGVTHVILGHSERRQFHGESDQQVNVKAKLALAKGLTPIICVGESIEQREADETKKVVGSQVEGTLSGFTADMISRSVIAYEPVWAIGTGKTATPEMAQEVHKFIREKVAAIDSEAAKTLPILYGGSMKPGNAAGLMSQPDIDGGLIGGASLKAADFIGIIKAV; encoded by the coding sequence ATGCGTCAAATCATCATAGCTGGTAACTGGAAGCTCAACTGTACTATCCCGGAGACGCAAAAGTTGATCGAAGAGATGCTGTGGGATGGATCAGAGACTAATAAGGCTCTGGTGTTGGTTTGCCCTCCGTTTACGTCTCTGCATCATGCCTCTAAACTGGTTTCCGGCACCCATATAGCCGTGGGAGCCCAGGATATGTCGGCTTTTGAGAAAGGGGCATATACGGGTGAAGTCTCCGCAGACATGCTCTTGACAGCTGGAGTAACCCATGTTATATTGGGCCACTCTGAGAGGAGGCAGTTCCACGGTGAGAGTGATCAGCAGGTCAATGTAAAGGCCAAGCTGGCGCTGGCTAAGGGACTGACCCCGATCATCTGTGTCGGTGAAAGCATCGAGCAGAGAGAAGCCGACGAGACCAAGAAGGTCGTTGGCAGTCAGGTCGAGGGTACGCTCTCAGGTTTCACCGCTGACATGATTAGTCGGTCGGTGATTGCTTACGAGCCGGTTTGGGCGATTGGTACCGGTAAGACGGCCACGCCCGAGATGGCCCAGGAAGTGCATAAGTTCATTCGGGAGAAGGTCGCGGCGATCGACAGCGAGGCCGCCAAGACGCTCCCGATTTTATATGGCGGCTCAATGAAACCCGGCAATGCGGCCGGATTGATGTCGCAACCGGATATAGACGGCGGCCTTATCGGCGGAGCATCGCTGAAGGCGGCCGACTTTATTGGGATTATCAAAGCTGTGTAG
- the secG gene encoding preprotein translocase subunit SecG codes for MFVAWVVFHVIVAAGLIMVVLLQSSKGEGLAGTAFGGGGGGGVGGAVFGGRGAGGFLSKATTALAVVFMINCIVLAFLSAGSRTTSIAGGVDDSESVVTRMAQEERERALEQQRLQQTADSASLQIEDASRIEGMSTSPAQPVDTGGQ; via the coding sequence TTGTTTGTTGCCTGGGTAGTTTTTCATGTGATTGTTGCCGCTGGCCTGATTATGGTTGTGTTGTTACAATCGAGTAAGGGGGAAGGTCTGGCCGGAACCGCGTTTGGCGGTGGCGGGGGTGGTGGCGTCGGTGGCGCTGTCTTCGGTGGCCGTGGAGCCGGAGGGTTCTTATCTAAAGCAACCACCGCTCTAGCCGTTGTGTTTATGATCAACTGTATTGTTCTCGCCTTTCTATCGGCGGGCAGTCGCACCACATCCATCGCTGGTGGTGTTGACGATTCCGAGTCGGTTGTAACCCGAATGGCTCAGGAAGAACGCGAGCGAGCTCTCGAGCAGCAACGCCTGCAACAAACAGCTGATTCGGCTTCTTTGCAGATAGAAGATGCCTCGAGAATTGAGGGAATGTCGACCAGTCCCGCACAGCCCGTTGACACCGGCGGTCAATAA
- a CDS encoding VOC family protein — protein sequence MGMDLAFAEVQTFVSNLVKAKDFYQRVLGLRLVDETQKWLIFDISGTILIIMAGARPRTSAGSYGSESGTVVCFLSADIDRDYAELTSQGVRFFSEITEVPEGRFVGFQDPDGNLLELIQK from the coding sequence ATGGGTATGGATCTCGCCTTCGCTGAAGTACAGACATTCGTCTCGAACCTGGTCAAGGCGAAGGATTTCTACCAACGGGTTCTTGGGCTCCGGTTAGTCGATGAAACGCAGAAATGGCTGATCTTCGACATCTCCGGGACGATCCTTATCATCATGGCCGGAGCTCGGCCGCGAACCTCCGCCGGCAGCTACGGCAGCGAGTCTGGCACGGTCGTCTGCTTCCTCAGTGCTGACATCGACCGCGACTATGCTGAACTGACGTCACAAGGTGTGCGTTTCTTCTCGGAGATAACCGAAGTACCAGAGGGCCGGTTTGTGGGTTTCCAGGACCCGGACGGGAATCTGCTCGAGTTGATACAGAAGTAG
- a CDS encoding DUF2235 domain-containing protein: protein MKKRIVVCADGTWNQPEKNLKEDFPTNVLRLARAIKPVGRDQSPQQVFYDWGVGSYHDRVIGGATGRGLNKNIMDDYRYLVQNYSSGDEIYLFGFSRGAYTIRCLCGLINNCGIIKRPDAALIQKAFEVYKRSGRAYHPDGDKSVAFRNEHSHRSREVKFVGVWDTVGAMGIPLSFLGLFDDKDEFYDTKIGRNVRIARHAMAIDEHRSDFEPTTWTPRENMDLVQVWFAGAHSNIGGSYKPDKDGTLMSDHALGWMIKEAQSSGLSIETHIRQRLTNNPLATLHNSRRKFYRIKKTFYRPIDHKKGAVLIHESVKQRWDQDAKYRPKNLDNYISANNGWPSDLVR, encoded by the coding sequence ATGAAAAAGAGAATTGTAGTTTGTGCGGATGGGACATGGAATCAACCGGAGAAGAACCTCAAGGAAGATTTTCCCACCAACGTTCTTCGATTGGCGCGGGCCATCAAACCGGTTGGAAGAGACCAGTCTCCTCAACAGGTCTTCTACGATTGGGGTGTTGGCTCTTATCATGATCGGGTGATTGGCGGCGCAACCGGGAGAGGTCTGAACAAGAACATCATGGATGACTATCGGTACCTCGTTCAGAATTATTCTTCCGGTGATGAGATATACTTGTTCGGCTTCAGCCGCGGTGCCTACACCATAAGGTGTCTGTGTGGACTGATCAACAATTGCGGCATTATCAAGAGACCGGATGCGGCGCTAATACAAAAAGCATTCGAGGTCTACAAACGCAGCGGCCGTGCTTACCATCCCGATGGCGACAAATCAGTCGCCTTCAGGAATGAGCATTCCCACCGATCCAGAGAAGTGAAGTTTGTTGGTGTCTGGGATACCGTTGGTGCGATGGGCATACCGCTTTCCTTCCTGGGGCTGTTTGATGACAAGGATGAGTTTTATGATACGAAGATTGGCCGGAACGTTCGCATTGCCCGCCATGCCATGGCTATTGACGAACACCGGAGCGACTTTGAGCCAACTACCTGGACCCCAAGAGAGAACATGGACCTGGTGCAAGTGTGGTTTGCCGGCGCACATAGCAACATTGGCGGAAGTTATAAGCCTGACAAAGATGGCACCCTCATGTCCGATCATGCCCTGGGCTGGATGATCAAAGAGGCTCAGAGCTCGGGACTCTCCATAGAAACACATATCCGGCAGAGGTTAACCAATAATCCGCTGGCGACACTTCACAATTCCAGAAGGAAATTCTACCGGATCAAAAAGACGTTCTATCGCCCTATAGATCATAAGAAAGGCGCAGTGCTGATCCACGAATCGGTGAAACAGCGCTGGGACCAGGATGCCAAATACCGACCAAAGAATTTGGATAACTACATAAGCGCGAATAATGGCTGGCCGAGTGATCTTGTGCGATAG
- a CDS encoding SIMPL domain-containing protein (The SIMPL domain is named for its presence in mouse protein SIMPL (signalling molecule that associates with mouse pelle-like kinase). Bacterial member BP26, from Brucella, was shown to assemble into a channel-like structure, while YggE from E. coli has been associated with resistance to oxidative stress.): protein MTNGNVSLNKRQGLLAASVVIGLAMIVCCLIAAGTAVKVRGMGNTIRVTGAAFQPIQSDLALWDGQFSVQSMVLEDAYETLKSHRAKVAEFMSKSGFAESEYEFSVVRLHKRMTHDRRVGGYTVSQTVGIKLEDVDRITALAKEASTLIEQGVAMESHSPQYLFTGLDTLKIEMIRRATENAKLRAAQLAETTGRRVGAPISAGVGVFQIRPLHSQQVSGRGISDVSSIDKEIVSTVHVNFLIE, encoded by the coding sequence TTGACTAATGGAAATGTTTCTCTCAACAAGAGACAGGGCCTCCTCGCGGCAAGTGTGGTAATCGGACTGGCTATGATTGTCTGCTGTCTCATCGCCGCCGGAACGGCAGTTAAGGTCAGGGGAATGGGCAACACAATCCGCGTCACCGGGGCCGCCTTCCAACCAATCCAATCCGATCTGGCCCTATGGGATGGCCAGTTCAGCGTACAATCGATGGTCCTCGAAGATGCCTACGAAACTCTGAAAAGCCACCGGGCGAAAGTAGCTGAGTTTATGAGCAAATCCGGCTTTGCTGAATCAGAATATGAATTCAGTGTTGTCCGCCTCCACAAGAGGATGACCCACGACCGGCGCGTGGGAGGGTATACGGTCTCACAAACGGTGGGGATCAAACTGGAAGACGTTGACCGGATAACGGCTCTGGCCAAAGAGGCCTCGACATTGATTGAACAGGGTGTCGCGATGGAATCACATTCACCGCAATATCTTTTTACTGGTTTGGACACGCTGAAAATCGAAATGATCAGACGAGCAACAGAGAACGCAAAACTCCGCGCCGCGCAACTGGCCGAAACTACCGGTAGGCGGGTCGGTGCTCCTATCTCTGCCGGCGTAGGTGTATTCCAGATTCGTCCGCTACACTCGCAACAGGTTTCGGGGCGTGGTATCAGCGATGTGTCGTCGATTGACAAGGAGATCGTTTCAACGGTCCATGTGAACTTCCTGATTGAGTGA
- the mltG gene encoding endolytic transglycosylase MltG has protein sequence MKKLITYTLVTICFALVSFAIFAYWSLNRTTDLGDRVVTVVVASGDNFSHVADTLYDEGVVQSRFWLVLSARFTNIDTKLTPGRYDFCGANSCQSVLSRFRQGDFLRVKITVPEGWPIWKLASMVATKLELDSAIFVALNTDSTFLAESGLPYLEGFLFPETYRFAWGVSEQTVAHAMVDQYREQTDSVWPHSIVDGLTRLDIVKLASIIEAETRLDTERVLVASVYTNRLRRSMKLDADPTVIYGLGGLDRPLYRRDLKQDTPYNTYLHKGLPPTPINSPGLDAIKAALDPVETDFLFFVADETGGHIFSRTNAEHNRARQRIKANSDK, from the coding sequence TTGAAGAAACTAATCACATATACACTTGTGACAATTTGTTTTGCGTTGGTTTCCTTCGCAATCTTTGCGTACTGGAGCCTCAACCGAACTACTGATCTGGGTGATCGGGTCGTGACCGTGGTAGTTGCTTCGGGCGACAATTTCAGCCACGTCGCCGACACGTTGTATGATGAAGGTGTGGTACAATCCCGGTTCTGGCTGGTTCTGTCTGCCCGGTTTACAAATATCGACACAAAATTGACCCCGGGACGATATGACTTCTGCGGAGCGAATTCGTGCCAGTCGGTACTATCCCGGTTTCGACAGGGTGATTTCCTGCGGGTCAAGATTACAGTTCCGGAAGGATGGCCGATTTGGAAGTTGGCATCTATGGTGGCGACCAAACTGGAACTTGATTCCGCGATCTTTGTTGCGCTCAATACCGACTCGACCTTTTTGGCCGAGAGTGGCTTGCCATATCTGGAAGGATTTCTGTTCCCCGAGACGTACCGCTTCGCCTGGGGTGTGTCGGAACAAACGGTGGCCCATGCTATGGTCGATCAATATCGAGAGCAAACAGACTCAGTGTGGCCCCACTCAATCGTAGATGGGCTAACTCGACTTGATATTGTCAAACTAGCCTCGATCATTGAAGCCGAAACGCGGCTTGACACCGAACGAGTACTGGTTGCTTCAGTCTACACCAATCGACTGCGACGATCCATGAAGCTGGACGCTGACCCGACCGTAATCTACGGTCTGGGTGGACTCGATCGCCCCCTATATCGACGCGACTTGAAACAAGACACGCCATATAATACTTACCTTCACAAAGGTCTCCCTCCGACACCTATCAACTCTCCCGGATTGGATGCTATCAAGGCCGCGCTTGACCCGGTTGAAACCGATTTTCTGTTCTTTGTGGCTGATGAGACGGGTGGGCATATTTTTTCTCGGACCAATGCCGAGCACAATCGCGCCCGCCAACGCATCAAAGCCAACAGCGACAAATAG
- the ruvX gene encoding Holliday junction resolvase RuvX: MTESYERTFIGIDYGERRIGLAKSDPTGLIASALKTLQVGSPKDALRQIAEVIREYEPNGLVVGYPVNIDGEKTRKCQEIDRFIKKLKTVYPGPIYREDERHSSEDAADIIHEHRKRAGSDKGRIDRLAATVFLQHFLDELPRE, encoded by the coding sequence ATGACAGAATCGTACGAACGAACTTTCATAGGGATAGACTACGGCGAACGTCGGATTGGTCTGGCTAAGAGCGATCCGACCGGGCTGATCGCGTCGGCACTTAAGACCCTACAGGTTGGTTCGCCAAAAGATGCGTTGCGGCAGATCGCCGAGGTTATCCGCGAGTACGAACCAAACGGTCTGGTGGTGGGGTATCCGGTCAATATCGACGGCGAGAAAACTCGTAAATGCCAGGAGATTGATCGATTCATCAAGAAACTAAAGACCGTCTATCCGGGACCAATCTATCGAGAGGATGAGCGACATTCCTCCGAGGATGCAGCCGACATTATACATGAGCACAGGAAACGTGCAGGATCGGATAAAGGCCGGATCGACCGACTGGCGGCGACAGTTTTCCTGCAGCATTTTCTTGATGAGTTGCCACGCGAATGA
- a CDS encoding asparagine synthetase B, with the protein MKKLLFPLLILLASVAHSASVLIPMDETQTDHLKAYGAVFQTLDGNLKGQWLLNYRGGSFLLDYSRSLIDKCLLMGVTAEKITQGKEADIYRQMEVENMERVELEKAPSIAVYSPPSAQPWDDAVTLALTYAEIKYDIVWDEDVLSGGLEDYDWLHCHHEDFTGQYGKFYAAFRDKLWYRADVKNNEEMATRLGYNKVSDMKLDVAQTIYDYVRRGGFLFSMCSAPETIDIALAATEVDVVPREFDGDPIDPGAQDRLDFTRTFAFENFTPTFDPLLYRHSNIDTYPDRQIRFVTAEEDFFFLFDFAAKLDPVPTMLVQNHVNTVGGFMGQTTGFRKSLLKKFVTVLGQPDNYDEVRYIHGNLGRGSFTFLSGHDPEDYRHMVHDPPTELELHKNSPGYRLILNNVLFPAAKRKERKT; encoded by the coding sequence ATGAAGAAACTCTTGTTTCCGCTATTAATACTTCTCGCTTCTGTGGCACACAGTGCATCGGTCCTGATTCCTATGGATGAGACGCAGACCGATCACCTCAAGGCATACGGGGCAGTATTCCAGACATTAGACGGGAACCTTAAGGGGCAATGGCTGCTCAATTATCGGGGTGGTTCTTTCCTGCTGGATTACTCACGTAGCCTGATAGACAAATGTCTCTTGATGGGTGTCACGGCCGAAAAGATTACCCAGGGGAAGGAAGCCGACATCTATCGACAGATGGAAGTCGAGAACATGGAGCGAGTTGAACTTGAAAAAGCTCCAAGCATCGCCGTCTATTCCCCACCATCAGCTCAACCCTGGGATGATGCCGTCACGCTGGCGCTGACCTATGCTGAGATCAAATACGACATCGTGTGGGATGAGGATGTGCTGAGCGGAGGGTTGGAGGATTACGACTGGCTGCATTGTCATCACGAGGACTTCACGGGGCAATACGGCAAGTTCTATGCGGCTTTTCGCGACAAATTGTGGTATCGAGCCGATGTGAAGAACAATGAAGAGATGGCAACTCGTCTCGGTTATAACAAAGTCTCCGACATGAAACTCGATGTCGCCCAGACCATTTATGACTACGTCCGGCGTGGGGGATTTCTCTTTTCGATGTGTAGCGCCCCCGAGACTATTGATATCGCTCTGGCCGCAACCGAAGTTGATGTTGTGCCGCGCGAGTTCGATGGCGACCCGATCGATCCCGGGGCGCAGGATAGATTGGATTTCACCAGGACGTTTGCCTTCGAGAACTTTACACCAACTTTCGATCCACTGCTGTATCGCCATTCGAATATTGATACCTACCCTGACCGTCAGATTCGATTTGTTACGGCCGAAGAGGATTTTTTCTTCCTGTTTGATTTCGCCGCCAAGCTTGACCCGGTGCCCACTATGCTTGTTCAGAATCATGTGAATACAGTTGGTGGTTTTATGGGTCAGACGACTGGATTTCGGAAATCGCTGCTGAAGAAGTTTGTCACTGTGCTTGGTCAGCCAGACAACTACGACGAAGTGCGATATATCCACGGCAACCTCGGTCGCGGTAGTTTCACTTTTCTATCGGGGCATGATCCGGAAGACTACCGCCACATGGTTCATGATCCACCGACAGAGTTGGAGTTGCACAAAAACTCGCCAGGTTATCGGTTGATTCTTAACAATGTCCTGTTTCCGGCGGCCAAACGTAAAGAGCGCAAGACCTGA